CGGCGTACGCTCAGGCCTAGAGCTTGCCCTCGGGCGCGGAGCATGGCTGAAACGCCCCTTGATGCGGAAGAAGCCCGGGCTCCGTACCGCTGTAGAACTTCGTGTGCCGGAAGGACTCCCTGCGTTTTCAGAGTCTGCTTCGGCTGAGGAATATGAACATGAAAAAGCCGACCATAGGCCCGCGCTGGGCCTGTTCCTTCTTTTTTGCCGTTACGGGGCTGGCATACGGAAGCGTGATGTCGCGCATGCCTGCCCTCAAGGCGCAGGCTTCTCTGACGGATGCCGATGTGGGCATGGTGCTTTTATGCATGGGGCTCGGCGGGCTTTGCTCCTTCCCTCTGGCGGGCTTTGCCATTTCCCGTTCGAGCTGCCGCCGCGTGCTTACGGCCGCATCCCTTTTCCTTATTGCGCTTTTTCCCTGCCTGGGGCTGGTTTCCGGGCTTTTTTCCGCCGCGTGCTGCTTTGCCCTTCTGGGCTTTGCCATAGGCGTGAATGATGTGGGCATCAACGCTGGTTCCATTCTGGTGGAAAGCGCCATGCGCCGCCCGGTCATATCCTCCATGCATGCGCTTTACAGCTCCGGGGGGCTTCTGGGGGCGCTTTTCGGCTCCTGCATGGCTGCGCTCGATGTTCCGCCTCTCGGAAACTTCCTTGCCGTAGCGCTGGTGCTGGTGTGTCTTCTGCCTTTCTTTGCCCGCAACCTTCTGCATGATACTCCGCGCAGAAGAGAGAGGGGCGAACGCCTGCGCCGGCCGCCCCTGTGGGTGCTGGTGTTCGGTCTGCTCCTGCTGTGCTCCTATTCTTCCGAAGGATCGGTAGGCGAATGGGGCGTGCTGCTTCTGCATGAAGTGAAGGGTGCTTCGGAAGAGACGGCCGCGCTCGCCTATGCCGCATTTTCCATTTCCATGGTGATCATGCGCTTTTTCGGCGACAGGCTGCGTGAACATTTCGGCGATTCCCTGCTTATGCGCGTATGCTCGGGCTGTGCGCTGGGCGGTATGCTCACGGCGCTTCTTTCTCCCTGGCCTGTTCTCTGCCTTGCGGGATACGCCTTCATGGGCATGGGGCTTTCCGTGACGGTGCCGGTGCTTTTCAGTGCGGCGGGCAGGCGGCGCGATCTGCCGACGGGAACGGTGACGGCCTTTCTTTCCATGCTGGCCGCAAGCGGGCAGCTTTTCATTCCTCCGCTTATCGGCATGCTGGGGGCTGCGACAGGCCTGCAGACGGCCATGGGAGTGGTGGTGCTGCTGTGCGCTGCGCTGTTCTTCGGCGCGGGCGTGGTGAAACGGTAAGCGCGCCTTTCGGGGCAGCACATATATCCGGGGCCAGGCGTACCGTACTTTGAAGGAAAAGAAAAAGGCCGGCATGACGCCGGCCTTTTTACATCCTTTCGCCGGAGGGTCCGGTCTTCTCCCGGAATGACGGAAGGAGAAGACCGGCGGCGGAGGATCAAATACTAGAACTTGTACCGGAAGTTCAAAGCGGCACGCCAGGCGTTGGAAAAGTCGCCGCTTTCTCCGGCGGCATTTCTCCACACGTTGCCGTCGAAGTCCTGGAAGGCGTAGCTCAGTTCCAGTACGGAGACGAAGTTCTTGTAGATCTGATAGGTGGTGTCGAAGTCCACTTCCACAACGTGGTCCCGGGTGGTGAGGTAGTCGGCCGGGGATACGGAACCGCCGTACACGTTGTTGATGATGTTGGGCATGTTGCTGCTGTTGGTGCCCCGGAAGTAGGTCACGCGCAGATCGTGGGAAAGATCGTCGATGAAGCTTATCTTGTTGAGCTGTGCGCTGATACCCCAGGTGCCGCCTGCGCTGCCGTTATCAATGGTGTTGGCAATGTTGAAACGGCCCTTGAAGTAGGAGCTCGCGCCGGGCTTGAAGCCGCCGGAAAGGTAGAGCGGCTGCTCGGAACCGTTGGTCACCTTGCTGTCGTCGCCGGAGGCATACCAGCCCTTGAGGGTGGGGACGAACCAGGGCAGTCTGTACTCGGCAAGAGCGGCCAGATACCAGCCTTCACGTTCCAGAGAGGATGCGCCGTTATCCGTTCCGCTGTAATAGAAGTCCATGGCGAGGCGCAGCGGGTCGAACATGGTGACTTCGCCGCCTATGCCGGCGAACCAGACGGTGGAGTCGGAGCCGTCGGGCGTGACCACCAGGGCGCCGTTATCCCAGGAGAGGCGGTTCATGCCGTTGAAGGGCAGAAGCCCGGAAGCGGTGGGGCCGGCGTTGGATACTTCGCTGAAGTTCTTCCCCGCGTGGCCGAGCATGGCCCAGGGGGTGAGGCGGAAGTAGTCGTACTTCAGATCGCCGACGAGGCCGAAGAGATCCACATCCGCATCATCATAGTCATACTCGCCGTAGGCGTTCTTCAGCGGATCGGATACGGCGCGCATCCAGAAGCCGCTGGCGTTGAAGGTGTCGGTAATGGGCGCGGAAATCATCACACCGGTGGCGGGGTCATCCATGACGGGGCTTCCGGCCACATAGTTGGGCAGCAGAAATTCCTGCTGACCCATGCGCACCTGGATATCGGTCTGCGGAATCATCCAGTCCAGATAGGCGAGGCGGGTGGTGATGTTGGTTGCGCGGGTTCCCAGAGCGCCGCCGTCGTTTTCCTGCTTGCTCGCGCCCTTATAGGGGCCGCCCCAGGTGAATATGCCCACCTGGGCCTGATAAAAGGCGGAAAGCTGTTCCGACATGGTGAATTCCATGCCGAGCCGCAGCCGCTGATACGCATCGAAGTGACGCTGATTCAGTTCCCGGCCGGTGTTGTGGCGGTAGTCGGAAGAGTCCATAAAGGAATTGCTGCCGTTCAGATTGTCGGAGCCGCTGAAGGAGAAATCGTACGTTCCGCTGACCTTGAGATCTACGGCGGAAGCGCCGCCTGTCGCAGCAAGAGTCATTCCGGCCGCAAGCATGAGGGTAAGAATTTTTTTCATACCATACCTTCCATGTTTTCCCGATGCCTTTTTGTATGGCAACCTTTCATCCATACATCACATGTATTAAAGAGATCGGGGTTCATAAGCCTTTGCTGTAAAGGCATGAGAAAGGTATAGTTTCTTTTTTATGACAAGAACAATATGATAAATGTTAGAATATTCAGTTTTTTGCACGTTATTATACGTTGATGTCTTATTGTTGTTATAGAAAAATAAGGAATAATGTTGTACAATATTATATAATAAAGAATATAATAAATGTCATGGAAGGGTTGGGTCAGGTTTTTGATATGGGGATTGCTATGGATGTGATGGCGTATGGTTACATGTTTCTTTCTGTTTTTCTGGAACTGTCGATTTTTTGATAAGGGGCGCTTCAGGCTGCGGGGCAGCGATGGGGAGTTTTGCTGTCGGCTCCGATACGGAGGATTTGTGGCTGACAGGAACGACTTATGCCGGCTTCTGTGGAGGAACGGAGCGTTTTCAAGAGCCTTGTTTTTTCTCTTTCAGCAGACAGAAAAGGCCGCGTTCAGGGCAATGAACGCGGCCTTTTCTGTATCCTTTTGTTTTCACAACAGAAGATATGAACGTACGATAGCAAATATCAGAATTCTGACAAGGGTGAAAAAGAGAGAGGTATCACTAACATGTTATTTTTTCTTATAAAAAAAATAATACTATTCAAGACGGTAGCGCAGGTTTTTCTCGTGTTGTCAGTTTATAGCGGAAGAACAGGAAGTTTGGAACATATAACATATTGAAATATATAAAGAAAACGCTCCCTGCTGTCATATCTTCTGTTAATAGGGGGGACTTGTACGTTTCCCCTTGAAAAAACTGCAATTCTTGCACGAAACAGCGGGGCGTGTGGTGCTGAGCGAATTCATTCATACCAGGTATGTTCCCTACATCAGGGAACACAAGCGCAGCTGGCAGACGGATGTGAGGTATGTGGACCGGCATATTCTGCCCTACCTGGGGGAATGCCGGCTTGAGGATATTAATGAAGAAAAGCTCTATCAGTGGAAGGAAAAGCTCCTTGCCGCCGGGCTTTCGCATAATACCTGCTACCGGCTGTTCTGGCTGGTGAAGTATATTCTGAACTGCGCCGTACGCTGGCATGTGCTGGCAAGCGACGAGGCATTCCGCCATGCCGTGTGCCGCCGCAGCGCGCCGCGCTGCCCGGAGGTGCTTTCCTCTTCGGAAAAGCAGCGCCTCATCGCTCTTCTCAACCTGTACCGGAACAATATTGCAGCGCAGGCCATTCACCTTCTGCTTCTGACCGGGGCTTCCAAGTCGGAAATTCTCTATGCCCGCCGGGAAGATGTGGACCTTCCCGGGCGCAGCCTTGCCGTACGCCGGGGCTCCGAAATTGTGCGCCGCCTGCCGCTCAGCGAGGCGGCGGTCAGGCTTATTGCCGAGCTGCCCGTGCGTGCCGATGTGCCGTGGCTGTTCTTCCGCCCCGCCACGGGGGAGAGGGTGGTCACGGTGTTCGCCTTCTGGGACAAGCTTCGCCGCGAGCTGGGGCGTCCCACCCTGCGTCTGAACGATCTTCGTCATATCTTCGTGCATTCGCTGCTTCAGAACGGGGCAACGTACAAGGATGTACGCAGCCGCCTGGGGCACTATTCCTCCGAGGCTTTTCTTCTTCAGGCGCAGATGCAGGGCGGTCAGGCCGATCCTTCGCAGGGGGCCTTCCAATGATTGTTCGCCTTGTTCCGGGCAGCCTCCGCGCAGGCGGCAGGGCCTTTGCGTGCCTTGCGGTGTCGTTTTTTGTCTGTGCCCTTGCTTCGGGCTGCGTACAGAAGCAGCCTTCCGTGCCTTCTGCGCCCGCGGAAGCGGCGGCGCCTTCCGGGGATGCCTTTGCGCTGGCGCTTTCCCGCATGCAGGTGGGGGAAGAAGCTTACATGCCCACGCCTTTCGGTATGGACAGCCTGGTGATGCTGGAATCTTCCTACACGTCCGGCCTCGGGCAGACGTGCAGAAGGGCGGCGGTTCGCGCCGGGGGCATCACCCACCGCATTGCCGCATGCAGAGATGCTTCGGGCTGGACGACGGCCGAGCCGATTTTTGAAAACGTGCAGAGATAAGCCATGGACAGCGCGCTTACTGTGCAGGGTCGCGTCATCTATGCCCTGATGATGCGCGAGGTGCATACCATCTACGGCACCTCCCGCCTGGGCTATCTGTGGGCGCTTTTCGATACCATGATGGGGATCGTCATTTTCTGGGGATTGCGCACCTATATGGGCTTTCATCCCCCGCACGGTATGCCCATCATTTTTTTTCTTCTGGCAGGATTCAGCATCTTTTCCATCTTTCGAGGGACGGTGAACAAGTGCATCAGCGCCGTTTCCGGGAATATGGCGCTTTTGACCTTTCCTCAGGTCACGCCGCTGGATCTCATGCTGGGGCGCATGGTGGTTCTTTGGGGAAAGGAAATCGTTTCCGCCCTCATCCTTATCGCTGTGTCGGCGGCCTTCGGCGTGTACTTTCACATCAGTAATTTTTCCGTGCTCGTCTTTACCCTGATCATTACTCCGCTTCTTGGACTCGGAGTGGGGCTCGTCTGCCATGCCTTCAATGTCCTTTTCCCGGTAACG
Above is a window of Mailhella massiliensis DNA encoding:
- a CDS encoding MFS transporter, with protein sequence MKKPTIGPRWACSFFFAVTGLAYGSVMSRMPALKAQASLTDADVGMVLLCMGLGGLCSFPLAGFAISRSSCRRVLTAASLFLIALFPCLGLVSGLFSAACCFALLGFAIGVNDVGINAGSILVESAMRRPVISSMHALYSSGGLLGALFGSCMAALDVPPLGNFLAVALVLVCLLPFFARNLLHDTPRRRERGERLRRPPLWVLVFGLLLLCSYSSEGSVGEWGVLLLHEVKGASEETAALAYAAFSISMVIMRFFGDRLREHFGDSLLMRVCSGCALGGMLTALLSPWPVLCLAGYAFMGMGLSVTVPVLFSAAGRRRDLPTGTVTAFLSMLAASGQLFIPPLIGMLGAATGLQTAMGVVVLLCAALFFGAGVVKR
- a CDS encoding ABC transporter permease, whose translation is MDSALTVQGRVIYALMMREVHTIYGTSRLGYLWALFDTMMGIVIFWGLRTYMGFHPPHGMPIIFFLLAGFSIFSIFRGTVNKCISAVSGNMALLTFPQVTPLDLMLGRMVVLWGKEIVSALILIAVSAAFGVYFHISNFSVLVFTLIITPLLGLGVGLVCHAFNVLFPVTEKIVSIVLRIMFFTSGLFFSISGLPSYLMDYAWWNPMLQLIEICRMSISQGYRAMSYSIFYLVSCTVVSLCFGLLLERYVRRKLR
- a CDS encoding tyrosine-type recombinase/integrase — protein: MHETAGRVVLSEFIHTRYVPYIREHKRSWQTDVRYVDRHILPYLGECRLEDINEEKLYQWKEKLLAAGLSHNTCYRLFWLVKYILNCAVRWHVLASDEAFRHAVCRRSAPRCPEVLSSSEKQRLIALLNLYRNNIAAQAIHLLLLTGASKSEILYARREDVDLPGRSLAVRRGSEIVRRLPLSEAAVRLIAELPVRADVPWLFFRPATGERVVTVFAFWDKLRRELGRPTLRLNDLRHIFVHSLLQNGATYKDVRSRLGHYSSEAFLLQAQMQGGQADPSQGAFQ
- a CDS encoding DVU3141 family protein; the protein is MIVRLVPGSLRAGGRAFACLAVSFFVCALASGCVQKQPSVPSAPAEAAAPSGDAFALALSRMQVGEEAYMPTPFGMDSLVMLESSYTSGLGQTCRRAAVRAGGITHRIAACRDASGWTTAEPIFENVQR
- a CDS encoding outer membrane homotrimeric porin translates to MKKILTLMLAAGMTLAATGGASAVDLKVSGTYDFSFSGSDNLNGSNSFMDSSDYRHNTGRELNQRHFDAYQRLRLGMEFTMSEQLSAFYQAQVGIFTWGGPYKGASKQENDGGALGTRATNITTRLAYLDWMIPQTDIQVRMGQQEFLLPNYVAGSPVMDDPATGVMISAPITDTFNASGFWMRAVSDPLKNAYGEYDYDDADVDLFGLVGDLKYDYFRLTPWAMLGHAGKNFSEVSNAGPTASGLLPFNGMNRLSWDNGALVVTPDGSDSTVWFAGIGGEVTMFDPLRLAMDFYYSGTDNGASSLEREGWYLAALAEYRLPWFVPTLKGWYASGDDSKVTNGSEQPLYLSGGFKPGASSYFKGRFNIANTIDNGSAGGTWGISAQLNKISFIDDLSHDLRVTYFRGTNSSNMPNIINNVYGGSVSPADYLTTRDHVVEVDFDTTYQIYKNFVSVLELSYAFQDFDGNVWRNAAGESGDFSNAWRAALNFRYKF